The Nitrospira sp. genome contains the following window.
AGGGCCGATGTGTTTGATTACATCGAGCGCTTTTATAATCCGCGACGGCGGCACTCCACGTTAGGATATCTCAGTCCAATGGAGTTCGAACGACAAGCGACAGAAGCGTAGAAGGGTGTCAACGAAACCGGCAGCAGGCCACAGCGACACCTCCAGCAAAGGATCCTTCACCAGCTTTTGCCCACCTAGGAGCACCGTACCACCATTTCTAAAGCATTAAACTCGTTGGGAATCTGCTGATGCGCCGAGCTCTGATGAGGTCAGGTCTGTCATGGTCACACGTGTATTGGGTGTAGTTGCCAGTGGCAAGCAGGGTCTTCTTGATATGGTTCCCATTGTCGAAGCGAGACCTGATCTCAGATCTGCACATTGACCGTTCCCCACTCCATACGCTAGTCTCATGACTAGAATTCTGGTCTTTTACCCTGGAGGGCTACCCTGGCAAAAACCCTGTCGTTGTCGGAGGTCAAAACGCGCTTGCCTGAATTGGTGGCTGGCGTGCAAGAGCGCGAAGAGGAAGTCATCGTCACGAAAAATGGGCGGCCGGCTGCCATCTTGATCAATGTCGATGAATATACCCGGCTCAAAGAAACCTTGGATGTCCTGAGCGATCCCGGACTCATGAGCCAGATTGCCGAGAGCCGGGCCTTTTACAAAACCAAACACCACGGGCTCTCGTTTGAAGACGTATTTGGCGAACCACTCATGCCCGTTAAAAAGCGGCGTACTGCATGACTCCGTTTACGCCAAGCATTCCCCCGCATATTGCAGCGGTGATCCGGACGCTTCATCCCGATCTTAAACAATCGATCAAGTCAGCCATTCGCGCCATTGCCGCCAATCCCGAATGCTGCGAGCCGCTCCAACGCGAACTGAACGGGTTACGAAAATATCGCGTGCGCCGCTTTCGCATCGTGTATGCCGTTGAGCAAAAAAGACGCGTCATCCGTCTGATGGCCGTCGGCCACCGTCGAACTGTGTATGAAGAACTGACCGACCGGATTCGACGTGCGGCCCGAGGCTAGTAACGCTACGCAGGAAGAAGTCGCCAGATCGCACTAGCGAGACTGCAGGGCATCCAGGAAGCTGTCACCCCAGGGTAACCTCGCCGCTCCCAACGCTTCACCGATCGTCTGAGCGAGATCGGCAGCAGTGCTTCTCGTCCCCAGGTTGACGCCGCGGGCGAGACGCGGACCGGTCACCAGGCAGGGCACGTACTCGCGCGAATGCCCGGGATTCGGCCTGGCACAGTCGAATCCGTGATCGCCCGTGATGATGAGCACATCGCCGACCTTGAGATGTTCTTGCAGGTCGCGCAACCGCCGATCGACGTGTTGCAGCGTCGACACGGTGTCCTGCAGATCGGGGCTCATGATAGGCAGGTTTGCGTAGATCAAACCGCGAGGCGCCTTGCTGAACATGCCGATGACTTCGTCCATGACGGCAGGGGTCTGAAACAGAGGCACCGATCTGGTGACGCCGCGCCCGCTGAAGAGATCGCCGACTTTTCCTACCCCGAACACCAGTTGGCTGGCTTGACTCAAATGATCCAGCAGGGTCAGCCCCGCCGGTTCCACGGCAAAATCCCGGCGACGTTCGGTGACGGCAAACCGCCCCGGTTGCCCGACAAACGGACAGGCCACCACGCGAACGACCGGCATCGTCGCCTTGAGCCGCCGTCTGGCTTCGCGCGCCAGTCGATACAATTCCTCCGGCGGAACGACCTGCTCGTGGGCAGCCAGCATGATGGTCCCCGCCGTATCGATCCACGCGATGGGCATACCGGATTTTTGATGCTCGGCGCCGAATTCCGCAATCGGCTCCAGATGAACCGTGCGACAATTCCCCAGCGTCTTTTGTCCCAACGCGGCTTCGAGCCCGGAGGCCAATTCACTCGTAAAGGTCTCAGAGGGACGCGGGCCGTCTTCGATCACATAGCCGGCCAATTCCCAATGTCCGGCCAGCGAGTGTTTGCCCTTCGTCGTAAACCCCAACATGCCGTAGCAGCCCTCGGGCTGAGCCATGGGGCGGATGCCTTGAAACTGGCCCAGGAGACCGAGGCCGAGTTGTTCGAGATTTGGGAGAGTCAGTCCCTTGGAGATCGCGGCCAGCCGCTGCAGCGTATTACAGCCGGCATCGCCATATGATTCAGCATCGGGCAGGGAGCCGATGCCAAACCCATCCAACACTAACAGTACGATTCGCGTCATCATCGAGGCACTATATCAAATCCGGCGGAACGAGCAAGCCAATCTCACCGTCCGGCATGGCCCGGTTTCTTGACTGCACACAGCGCGCTGCGGCTCATCGATTGCCGGACTGTTCCGCCCGCCATTCGGCCAGGATCTTCAGACTTGCGCTCGTGCCGATGCGATCTGCTCCCGCTTCCAGCAACGCCCTGGTCGACTTCCAGTCTCGAATGCCGCCCGATGCCTTGACCTTTGCCCTCCCCGCCACGGCCTCTTTCATCAGCCGCACATCCTCCACCGTGGCGCCGGCCTGATTGAATCCCGTCGAGGTCTTCACATAGTCCATGCCCGCCTCGACGGCCAGACGACATGCTGTCAGTTTCTCTTCGCGGGTGAGCAAGCAGGTTTCCAGAATGACCTTATGGTTGACGCCCGGCGTGGCTCGCACGACCGCCGCCATATCCTGCCGCACGAAATCATAGTCGCCGGATTTCAGGCGGCTGATGTTGATGACCATGTCCAGCACTCGCGCGCCATGCGCCACCGCCTCGATTGCCTCCGTGACCTTCGCATGGGTCGAATGCCCGCCGAGCGGAAATCCGATCGGAATGCCGACCTGCACCGCCGTGCCGGCGACAGCCGCGACTGCCTCATCGACATAACAGGGCGGCACAAAGATCACGACAAACCCTTGCTCCTTCGCCTCGGCACAAAGCCGCAATACGTCGGCCTTGGTCGCCTCCGGCCGCAACACGGTGTGATCCAGCAGGCCAGGCAAATTCTCGTTCCACGACACAAGTCCCATATCCCTCTTCCTTTCAGATGGTGAATCTCGATGGTGCGAATGGTGTAGTGAGGCGATGCGTCGTGCCGAAGCAGATGCGAAAGATCACGCGCCGTGGGTGACAAGGCTGCCTCGCGCGCGCTTACGGAACGGCTGCTTCTGATATTTTTCCACGGCTTGATTGTGTTCGGCCAGCGTGGAGGAGAACTGATGGGTTCCATCGTTGCGCGACACGAAGTACAGATAGGACGCCTGCGCCGGGAACAAGGCCGCACGGAGCGAATGGGCTCCGGGGCTGGCAATCGGTCCCGGCGGCAGTCCCTGCACGCGATACGTGTTGTAAGGGCTCATGACGGATAAATCGCGTTTGTGAATGTTGCCGTCAAACGCCGGGAGCCCGTAGATGACCGTCGGATCGCTTTGTAAGGGGATCTTCTTTCGCAGCCGATTGTGAAACACCGCCGCGATCAATTCGCGCTCTTCCTTGGAGCCGGTTTCCTTCTCAATCACCGACGCCAGCGTTAACACTTGGTGCAGAGACAACTTCATGCGCACCGCTTGTTCCTGCAGGTCGGCGCTCCACACCCGATGCAGGCCGTCGACCATCGCTTTGATGACATCACGGGCTTTGGCCTGGCGAGGAAAGGAATAGGTCTCCGGAAATAAATACCCTTCCAGTGAATCGGCCTCAATTCCAAGCGTCGTGATGAATGGGCGATCACGGACCAGCTTCGAGAATTCCTTGACATCGGTCACCTGCTGTCCCGCCAGTACCTCGGCGATTTGCACCAGGTTGTACCCTTCAGGGATTGTGACCGGATGCAACACGACTCGCCCAGCCCGCAGCTTCTCCAAGATGGCTTGCGACGCCATACTCCCGTCTAACTCGTATTCACCCGGGCGAATTTTTCGATCGACATCCCGGCTTTTGCCGAGCAGGAGAAATGCCCAGCGGCTGCGAATCAGTTGCTCGCTTTTTAAAATCGCCGCGACCTGTTGAAACGTACTGCCGTCGGGAATGACGACGATTTTCGAGGGAGGTTTAGGAAGCCCGCTGACGACGGGACTTTGAGCCCAGCGTAGCGTGAGAAACCCCGAGATGGTCAGGAGTATCATCGCCGCCAGCACCAGTCCTGCAATCAATCTCTTCTGCATTCTCGACTCGTGGTTCGTCAAAAGACCAGCGATCGTCGTCCTCGGATTGGTTCAGGGCCTGCTCCTGGCCGGACGACGGCTTCTCTAAGCTCGCAAGGTAACTCTGAAGCAGAATGGCGGCGGCGATTCGATCGACGATGCCTTTCCGCTTCCGTCGCCCGACATCAGCGGCGATCAATAGGTCCTCCGCCGCGCAGGTCGTCATCCGTTCGTCCCAGGTCACCACGGGGACCGACAAGGCCGGTTCGAGCAACTGGATGAATTCCTCGACCACCTTGGCAGCGGGACCGCTCTCCCCGTCCAACCGGAGCGGCAGGCCGACGAGCACCTTGCCGACCTCGTGTTCGCGCACTAACTCCTGGATATGCCGGATGTCGGCCTCGGGATTGCGCCGGTAAAACGTCTCCAACGGCTGGGCGGTCCACCCGAGCTCATCGCTCAAGGCAAAGCCGATCCGTTTGGAGCCGTGATCGATCGCAAGAATCCGCTGGCCCTTCATCAGTCTACCCTTCCAAGGCCTTTTGGACCAACCCAAAAACTTTTTCCAGCGCCGGATTCAGCCCGTCGGGATTTTTTCCGCCGGCCTGTGCCATCTCTGGACGCCCACCTCCGGTGCCGCCGACTTCGATCGCCATCTCCTTGATCAATTCACCTGCCTTCAAGCGCCCCACCAGATCCTTGGTCACCACCACGAGCAACGACACCTTACCGTCGTTGGCCGCACCGAGCGCCACGACGCCGCTCCGGAGTTTGTCACGCAGTTGATCGGCAAGTGCCCGCATGCCGTTCACGTCGAGGCCGTCCGTGCGTTGCGCGTGAACATTCACGCCGTTGATCTCGCGAGCCTGGGCCTGGGTCGACGACGTGCTCGCCATCTTGAGCTTCACGTCCGCCAGTTCCCGCTCCTTATCCTTCAACTGCTCGCTTAACTTCCGGGTGCGGGCCACGACTTCAGCCGGAGCGACTTTCAGGAGATCGGAGAGCTCCCGCACGTCCGCCTCCAGCCGCTTCAAGGAATCCAACGCTCCGCTGCCGGTCAAACATTCGATCCGGCGCACTCCCGCCGCCACTCCGGATTCAGACACGATCCGGAACAATCCGATTTCGCCCGTGCGCCGGCAATGGGTGCCGCCGCACAATTCCTTGCTGAAGGTGTCGATCTGCACCACCCGTACCTGGTCGCCATACTTGTCGCCGAAAAAGGCCAACGCTCCGCCGGCCACGGCATCCTGCACCCCCATCACGGCCGTTTGCACCGGTTGATCCTGGCGGACCTGCTCATTGACGATCGCTTCGATCTCGTCGATGTCACGAGACGACATGGGCCGGAAGTGGGCAAAGTCGAACCGCAGGCGATTCGGCGCTACCAACGAGCCGTACTGTTTGACGTGCGGCCCCAGCAGATCACGTAACGCGGCATGCACTAGATGGGTGGCGGTATGGTTACGCGCGGCATCCTGCCTCGTGCGAGAATTCACCGAAAGCTGCAACCGCTCGCCCGCACGAATGGAACCCGACGTCACCACGCCCTTATGCACGATCAATGTCGGCACCGGCCTGGTGGTTTCACGAATCTCCACGCGACCATCGGTACCGGTCAACACGCCCTGATCGCCGGCCTGCCCGCCGCCTTCCGCATAAAATGGCGTGACATCGAGCACGAGTTCGATTTCATCGCCCTCTCGGGCTTCCTTGATCAGGCGATCACCCTGAAGAAGCGCCTGCACCACGCCTTCGGAATCCAACCGTTCATACCCGACAAAGGCTGTGGTTCCGACACGAGTCGCCACGTCGCTGAGGACCGGCCTCGCCGTTTCATGCTCGAAGCCTCCCGTTTTTCTGGCGCGTGTCCGCTGCTCTTCGATGGCGGCTTCAAAGCCGGTTTCGTCGAGGGTGATCCCTTGCTCACGGCAGGCTTCCGCAATGAGGTCCATCGGGAACCCGTACGTGTCGTACAATTTGAAAATCTCCGTCCCCTGCAGCACCTGCTGCCCCGACGCTTTCACCTTCGAGATCATGTCGTTCAGGATCGGTAATCCTTGATCGAGTGTGGCGATAAAGCGCTCCTCTTCGCCGCGCGTGGCTTCTGCCACCGTACCGGCCGCGTGCCGCAACTCGTGATAGGCCTCGCCCATCTGATCCACGACCGTCGCTGTCAGCTCATGCAGGAATGGCTCGGTGATGCCCAGCAACCGACCGTGACGGGCCGCGCGCCGAAGAATTCGCCGGAGCACGTAACCCCGCCCTTCATTCGAGGGCAACACACCATCGGCCATCAGGAAGGTAATCGCCCGGAGGTGATCGGCAATCACACGCATGGAACGATCCGCCTGCTCCGCTGCTCCGTATTCAGCCCCGGCGCGACGTCCGATCGCCGCCAACAATGGTGTGAACAAATCGCTGTCGTAATTGCTGAGCCGGCCCTGGGCCACCGCCGTGAGACGTTCGAGTCCCATGCCGGTATCGATGCTCGGCTTCGGGAGCGGATTGAGCGTGCCTGCGCTGTCGCGGTTGAACTGCATGAACACCAGGTTCCAGATCTCAATGACCCGGTCCCCTTCACCGTTCGGCGTGTCGTCGCCGGGGACCGATGGTCCCTGGTCGAAGTGCAGTTCCGAGCAAGGCCCGCAGGGGCCCGTGTCGGCCATCTGCCAGAAGTTGTCCTTCTCGCCACAACGCACGATGCGGCTCGGGGAGACGCCGATCTTCCGCCACAAACGATCGGCTTCATCGTCTTCGCGGAAGATCGTGATCCACATCCGGTCTTTCGAAAGTCCGACCACCGACGTGAGGAACTCCCAGCCGAATCGGATGGCCTCCTCCTTGAAGTAATCGCCGAAGGAAAAGTTCCCCAGCATTTCGAAGAAGGTGTGATGGCGTCTGGTGTAGCCGACATTTTCGAGGTCGTTGTGCTTTCCACCGGCACGCAGACACTTCTGCACGCTCACGGCTCGCTGATAGGCGCGCGTTTCTTCACCCAGAAACACCCGCTTGAATTGATTCATCCCGGCGTTGGTAAACAGTAGCGTCGGGTCGGCCTGGGGAATCAAGGGCGCGCTCGGCACCGCCCGATGGCCCTGCTGTTCAAAATACTGGATGAAGGCCCGCCGCAGATCATTTACAGGTTGGCTCATAACTCGTCTAACCCCGTCTCCCAGTCGACTTGCGTGACTTGCTGAATGGTGTCGTCATCAAACCCACGTTGCCGCAACAATCTCACCCATTGTAGAGGGCGTGTACTCGCCGCACGCCCTTCCAGCGCCCGGCAGGCCAATTCCTGCTCGGAAATCGACCGGAAGGCACTCTGTAAGGCCCGCTCCGCCACCGGTTCTTCGAAGCCTCGACCGAGGAGTTCCAACTTCAACCGCTCACGCCCCATCGGACGTCGCAAGAGCCTGGCTTCTGCCCAGCGCGTGGCAAAGGCCTGGTCATTGAGATAGCCACGGCGCTCCAGCTCGCGTACAACCTCGCGCCTCTGCGCCGGGCCTGCCCCTTTTCCCTCAAGGTATTGATCAACCTGCGATGCGGTCCTTTCGGCACGGGCAAGATACCGGATCGCCATGGTCAGGAAATCCGGCTGCGACTCCCCATGTCGTCGTTCACCGCGGCCGGCCGGCATACCGATCCCTATGTCGTCGCTCTCGCACTCTGGCCGCGCTTGTCGTCCTGGCGGCTCTCAATCTTTCGCTCAGGCTTCTCGTCCTTGGCATCAACCTTCTTGTCGGCCCCCCGCAGTGGCAGCCCGGCGAGTTCGCGCACTTTTCCTTCGATTTCCTTGGCAATGGCTGGGTTGGTCTTCAGAAAATCGCGCACGGCTTCGCGCCCCTGTCCCAACCGTTCCCCTTTATAGGAGTACCAGGCGCCGGCCTTTTCCACCACGCGCTTCTCCACTCCCATATCGACGATCTCGCCCGACTTGGAAATCCCCTCGGAAAACATGATGTCGAATTCCGCCTGCCGGAACGGCGGGGCCATTTTATTCTTGACCACCTTCACCCGCACACGGCTCCCGGTGACATCCTGTCCATCCTTGATCGACTCGATACGGCGAATATCCAGCCGCACAGACGAATAGAACTTCAACGCGTTGCCGCCCGTTGTGGTTTCCGGATTGCCGAACATCACGCCGATTTTCATGCGGATTTGATTGATGAAGATCAGGGTCGTCTGGGACTTCGCGATCGCCGCCGTCAATTTGCGCAACGCCTGCGACATCAACCGCGCCTGCAAGCCCATGTGGGCATCACCCATCTCGCCTTCGATTTCAGCCCTGGGTACCAACGCCGCTACGGAGTCGACGACGATGACATCGATCGCCCCGCTGCGCACGAGGGTTTCCGCAATTTCGAGGGCCTGCTCGCCGGTATCCGGTTGAGACACGAGCAAGTCGTCGGTATGCACACCCAACTTCTTGGCATAGGTTAAATCCAGCGCATGTTCGGCATCGATGAAGGCGGCGACCCCGCCGGCCTTCTGCGCCTCGGCGATCGCATGCAAGGTGAGGGTTGTTTTCCCGGACGACTCCGGACCAAAAATTTCGACAACCCGTCCGCGCGGGAATCCGCCCACGCCGAGCGCAATATCCAATCCCAGGGAACCGCTCGAAATCGCCGGCACGTCCGCCGGTCGACCCTCGGTTCCCAACTTCATCACCGCGCCCTTGCCGTATTGTTTTTCAATCTGAGCCAGGGCCAGGTCCAACGCGCGCTTCTTCTCGTCTTTTTCACTCATTCGACACTCCTCCTCGCAACATGACTCGTGAAGTGGGCTGGTCTCACATGTCGTCGAGACAACGCACCAGCCGACCATGAGTTGACTAGGCGCCAACCGGACCAGACTCAGACCAGAAAAGCAGACAGAACATTGGAGTATACCGGACTTAGACGGAAGAAGCCTAGCCCGCAAGGGTCCGCTACCAATCTCGAGAGACAACAGACCCAGGTCCTGTTCCGTTGTGAATCGTGCGAGACACGTGGAGAAAAATCACCGCGCCGCATGCCTGTCTCCGCCACTGACGTCAAAAATCCCGCAGCGTTCCGTCATAGCCGCCACGGCAACGACGAGAGGGGACATCACCAGGCTGGTGTCTTTCCGCGTGGACACCTAGCCGAGACCTGACACGTAAGTCTATGAAAACACTGCTGAGACTGACGCAATTCGGCACAAGGATGGTCGGCTAAAGTCGCAGCGCGTACAAACCGACATTCTTGGTGAGAGACAATGCGTTTGGCACCAAGATTGCTCCTACGCTGCAGTGGTTGATCATCTCACACTTGATGCAGGAGGCCCCCATGCCACAACAGCACATGGATGACCGATCCGGACAGTCTGCCTCTCACCCCCAGGAGCCCATCGTACGCGCGCCACGCGACCTGACCTATGACGAAAAGAAAGCCGCCGAGGCAGCCTTTCGGGGCGAGCCCTTCAACCCCGCCTGGTCCGTCGCTGCGGCAGCCGTGTATGAAGGCATCGTCTCGGCGATGTGTCGCATGCAGGTGGCCGCGTTGACTGATATGGAAGCCATTCCTGTCGCCGAGGAATGCCTCACACGGTAAAGGAAGACCGGCGCCCGTCACCCCACCGGCTTGACCTGAAGGTAGCCGCGACCTCCGGTGGTAGGGCTAGCTCATCGAGCTCAGTGGACACTCCCACAGCTTCGTATAGACCGAGCCGGCCTGCCG
Protein-coding sequences here:
- a CDS encoding IS3 family transposase, producing the protein RADVFDYIERFYNPRRRHSTLGYLSPMEFERQATEA
- a CDS encoding type II toxin-antitoxin system Phd/YefM family antitoxin gives rise to the protein MAKTLSLSEVKTRLPELVAGVQEREEEVIVTKNGRPAAILINVDEYTRLKETLDVLSDPGLMSQIAESRAFYKTKHHGLSFEDVFGEPLMPVKKRRTA
- a CDS encoding type II toxin-antitoxin system RelE/ParE family toxin, whose amino-acid sequence is MTPFTPSIPPHIAAVIRTLHPDLKQSIKSAIRAIAANPECCEPLQRELNGLRKYRVRRFRIVYAVEQKRRVIRLMAVGHRRTVYEELTDRIRRAARG
- a CDS encoding phosphopentomutase codes for the protein MMTRIVLLVLDGFGIGSLPDAESYGDAGCNTLQRLAAISKGLTLPNLEQLGLGLLGQFQGIRPMAQPEGCYGMLGFTTKGKHSLAGHWELAGYVIEDGPRPSETFTSELASGLEAALGQKTLGNCRTVHLEPIAEFGAEHQKSGMPIAWIDTAGTIMLAAHEQVVPPEELYRLAREARRRLKATMPVVRVVACPFVGQPGRFAVTERRRDFAVEPAGLTLLDHLSQASQLVFGVGKVGDLFSGRGVTRSVPLFQTPAVMDEVIGMFSKAPRGLIYANLPIMSPDLQDTVSTLQHVDRRLRDLQEHLKVGDVLIITGDHGFDCARPNPGHSREYVPCLVTGPRLARGVNLGTRSTAADLAQTIGEALGAARLPWGDSFLDALQSR
- the deoC gene encoding deoxyribose-phosphate aldolase, which gives rise to MGLVSWNENLPGLLDHTVLRPEATKADVLRLCAEAKEQGFVVIFVPPCYVDEAVAAVAGTAVQVGIPIGFPLGGHSTHAKVTEAIEAVAHGARVLDMVINISRLKSGDYDFVRQDMAAVVRATPGVNHKVILETCLLTREEKLTACRLAVEAGMDYVKTSTGFNQAGATVEDVRLMKEAVAGRAKVKASGGIRDWKSTRALLEAGADRIGTSASLKILAEWRAEQSGNR
- the mltG gene encoding endolytic transglycosylase MltG; this encodes MQKRLIAGLVLAAMILLTISGFLTLRWAQSPVVSGLPKPPSKIVVIPDGSTFQQVAAILKSEQLIRSRWAFLLLGKSRDVDRKIRPGEYELDGSMASQAILEKLRAGRVVLHPVTIPEGYNLVQIAEVLAGQQVTDVKEFSKLVRDRPFITTLGIEADSLEGYLFPETYSFPRQAKARDVIKAMVDGLHRVWSADLQEQAVRMKLSLHQVLTLASVIEKETGSKEERELIAAVFHNRLRKKIPLQSDPTVIYGLPAFDGNIHKRDLSVMSPYNTYRVQGLPPGPIASPGAHSLRAALFPAQASYLYFVSRNDGTHQFSSTLAEHNQAVEKYQKQPFRKRARGSLVTHGA
- the ruvX gene encoding Holliday junction resolvase RuvX; the encoded protein is MKGQRILAIDHGSKRIGFALSDELGWTAQPLETFYRRNPEADIRHIQELVREHEVGKVLVGLPLRLDGESGPAAKVVEEFIQLLEPALSVPVVTWDERMTTCAAEDLLIAADVGRRKRKGIVDRIAAAILLQSYLASLEKPSSGQEQALNQSEDDDRWSFDEPRVENAEEIDCRTGAGGDDTPDHLGVSHATLGSKSRRQRAS
- the alaS gene encoding alanine--tRNA ligase encodes the protein MSQPVNDLRRAFIQYFEQQGHRAVPSAPLIPQADPTLLFTNAGMNQFKRVFLGEETRAYQRAVSVQKCLRAGGKHNDLENVGYTRRHHTFFEMLGNFSFGDYFKEEAIRFGWEFLTSVVGLSKDRMWITIFREDDEADRLWRKIGVSPSRIVRCGEKDNFWQMADTGPCGPCSELHFDQGPSVPGDDTPNGEGDRVIEIWNLVFMQFNRDSAGTLNPLPKPSIDTGMGLERLTAVAQGRLSNYDSDLFTPLLAAIGRRAGAEYGAAEQADRSMRVIADHLRAITFLMADGVLPSNEGRGYVLRRILRRAARHGRLLGITEPFLHELTATVVDQMGEAYHELRHAAGTVAEATRGEEERFIATLDQGLPILNDMISKVKASGQQVLQGTEIFKLYDTYGFPMDLIAEACREQGITLDETGFEAAIEEQRTRARKTGGFEHETARPVLSDVATRVGTTAFVGYERLDSEGVVQALLQGDRLIKEAREGDEIELVLDVTPFYAEGGGQAGDQGVLTGTDGRVEIRETTRPVPTLIVHKGVVTSGSIRAGERLQLSVNSRTRQDAARNHTATHLVHAALRDLLGPHVKQYGSLVAPNRLRFDFAHFRPMSSRDIDEIEAIVNEQVRQDQPVQTAVMGVQDAVAGGALAFFGDKYGDQVRVVQIDTFSKELCGGTHCRRTGEIGLFRIVSESGVAAGVRRIECLTGSGALDSLKRLEADVRELSDLLKVAPAEVVARTRKLSEQLKDKERELADVKLKMASTSSTQAQAREINGVNVHAQRTDGLDVNGMRALADQLRDKLRSGVVALGAANDGKVSLLVVVTKDLVGRLKAGELIKEMAIEVGGTGGGRPEMAQAGGKNPDGLNPALEKVFGLVQKALEG
- a CDS encoding regulatory protein RecX; translation: MPAGRGERRHGESQPDFLTMAIRYLARAERTASQVDQYLEGKGAGPAQRREVVRELERRGYLNDQAFATRWAEARLLRRPMGRERLKLELLGRGFEEPVAERALQSAFRSISEQELACRALEGRAASTRPLQWVRLLRQRGFDDDTIQQVTQVDWETGLDEL
- the recA gene encoding recombinase RecA, which codes for MSEKDEKKRALDLALAQIEKQYGKGAVMKLGTEGRPADVPAISSGSLGLDIALGVGGFPRGRVVEIFGPESSGKTTLTLHAIAEAQKAGGVAAFIDAEHALDLTYAKKLGVHTDDLLVSQPDTGEQALEIAETLVRSGAIDVIVVDSVAALVPRAEIEGEMGDAHMGLQARLMSQALRKLTAAIAKSQTTLIFINQIRMKIGVMFGNPETTTGGNALKFYSSVRLDIRRIESIKDGQDVTGSRVRVKVVKNKMAPPFRQAEFDIMFSEGISKSGEIVDMGVEKRVVEKAGAWYSYKGERLGQGREAVRDFLKTNPAIAKEIEGKVRELAGLPLRGADKKVDAKDEKPERKIESRQDDKRGQSARATT